From the genome of Variovorax sp. RA8, one region includes:
- a CDS encoding phosphoribosylanthranilate isomerase translates to MSTAGRTRIKICGLTREQDVDAAVEAGADAVGFVLYPASPRAVTADRARQLASRLPPFVTPVLLFVNEPAPAALAALQGVPGAMAQFHGDESPEQCWDASGRGAHHFMRAARIPLGAAGVGFDLVKYVSDYSHALAILLDAHVEAYGGGGKAFDWSLLPPAVDAHLVLSGGLAPANVGDGIRRLRTAAKSLAVDVSSGVEAAKGIKDAAKIREFVAAVRAADALT, encoded by the coding sequence ATGAGCACTGCCGGCCGTACGCGCATCAAGATCTGCGGACTTACGCGCGAGCAGGATGTCGATGCAGCGGTCGAAGCGGGTGCCGACGCCGTGGGTTTCGTGCTCTATCCAGCCAGCCCGCGCGCGGTAACCGCGGACCGCGCGCGCCAGCTCGCCTCGCGACTGCCGCCTTTCGTCACGCCAGTCCTGCTGTTCGTCAACGAGCCGGCGCCTGCGGCGCTGGCAGCCCTGCAAGGCGTGCCCGGCGCCATGGCCCAGTTCCACGGAGATGAGTCTCCCGAGCAATGCTGGGATGCGAGCGGCCGCGGTGCCCACCACTTCATGCGCGCAGCCCGCATTCCGCTCGGCGCTGCCGGCGTCGGCTTCGACCTCGTAAAATACGTCTCCGATTACTCCCACGCCCTGGCCATCCTGCTCGACGCCCATGTCGAAGCCTATGGCGGTGGCGGCAAGGCATTCGATTGGTCACTTCTTCCACCCGCCGTCGACGCTCACCTCGTCTTGAGTGGTGGGCTCGCACCTGCAAACGTGGGCGATGGCATTCGCCGGCTGCGCACGGCCGCGAAGTCGCTGGCCGTTGACGTGAGCTCCGGCGTCGAGGCCGCCAAAGGCATCAAGGACGCCGCGAAGATCCGCGAATTCGTGGCCGCCGTACGGGCGGCCGATGCATTGACCTAG
- the trpB gene encoding tryptophan synthase subunit beta produces the protein MNSYDQPDPSGHFGIYGGTFASETLTHAINELREAYAKYKDDPEFQAEFRHELAHFVGRPSPIYHAARTSREMGGAQIYLKREDLNHTGAHKVNNTIGQAMLARRMGKPRVIAETGAGQHGVATATICARYGLECVVYMGSQDVKRQSPNVYRMNLLGATVIPVESGSKTLKDALNEAMRDWVTNVENTFYIIGTVAGPHPYPMMVRDFQRVIGDECIAQMPAMLAAQGITGEAEGRQPDVVVACVGGGSNAMGIFHPYIPFTGTRLIGVEAAGEGLDSGKHAASILRGSPGVLHGNRTYLLQNDDGQVTETHSISAGLDYPGVGPEHAYLADIGRAEYVGVTDAEALEAFHYLCRTEGIIPALESSHALAHAMKLAKTMRPDQSILVNLSGRGDKDIGTVADLSGVDFYDRPSMRGLSVKGGKA, from the coding sequence ATGAACAGCTACGACCAACCCGATCCCAGCGGCCATTTCGGCATCTATGGCGGCACCTTCGCCAGCGAAACGCTGACCCACGCGATCAACGAATTGCGCGAGGCCTACGCAAAATACAAGGACGACCCAGAGTTCCAGGCCGAATTCCGCCACGAACTCGCGCATTTCGTGGGCCGTCCCTCGCCGATCTATCACGCGGCACGAACCAGCCGCGAGATGGGCGGCGCGCAGATCTACCTGAAGCGCGAGGACCTGAACCATACCGGCGCGCACAAGGTCAACAACACCATCGGCCAGGCGATGCTCGCCCGGCGCATGGGCAAACCGCGCGTGATCGCCGAGACCGGTGCCGGCCAGCACGGCGTGGCCACGGCCACCATTTGCGCACGCTACGGGCTCGAATGCGTGGTCTACATGGGAAGCCAGGACGTCAAGCGCCAGAGCCCGAACGTCTATCGCATGAACCTGTTGGGCGCGACCGTGATCCCGGTCGAATCGGGCAGCAAGACCCTGAAGGACGCGCTGAACGAAGCGATGCGCGACTGGGTCACCAATGTCGAGAACACCTTCTACATCATCGGCACCGTGGCCGGTCCGCATCCGTACCCGATGATGGTGCGCGACTTCCAGCGCGTGATCGGCGACGAGTGCATTGCGCAAATGCCGGCGATGCTGGCGGCACAAGGCATCACCGGCGAGGCTGAAGGCCGGCAGCCGGACGTCGTGGTGGCATGCGTGGGCGGCGGCAGCAACGCCATGGGCATCTTCCACCCCTACATTCCCTTCACGGGCACGCGCCTCATCGGCGTCGAAGCGGCTGGCGAAGGACTGGACAGCGGCAAGCACGCAGCTTCGATCCTGCGCGGCAGCCCCGGCGTGCTGCACGGCAACCGCACGTACCTCCTGCAGAACGATGACGGGCAGGTGACCGAGACTCACAGCATCAGCGCCGGGCTCGACTACCCCGGCGTCGGGCCCGAGCATGCCTACCTGGCCGACATCGGCCGTGCCGAGTACGTGGGGGTCACCGATGCCGAGGCCCTCGAGGCCTTCCACTACCTGTGCCGAACCGAGGGCATCATTCCGGCGCTCGAATCCAGCCATGCCCTGGCCCACGCCATGAAGCTCGCGAAAACCATGCGTCCCGACCAGTCGATCCTGGTCAACCTCTCGGGCCGCGGCGACAAGGACATCGGCACCGTGGCCGACCTGTCGGGGGTCGACTTCTACGATCGGCCGTCGATGCGCGGCCTCAGCGTCAAGGGAGGCAAAGCATGA
- the trpA gene encoding tryptophan synthase subunit alpha, producing MSRIAATFERLREHGGRALIPYVTAGFPYADITPELMHGMVEAGADVIELGVPFSDPMADGPVIQAAGEAALALGIGMKQVLAMVSTFRRKDDATPVVLMGYANPIERYDGVHGKGSLIRDAAAAGVDGLLVVDYPPEECEDFAAGLQAHGMDLIFLLAPTSTAERMAQVGRIATGYVYYVSLKGVTGAGHLDTEAVGRMIPRIREHVKLPVGVGFGIRDARSAQAVGSTADAVVIGTRIIQLIDGQPRERVVPLVSEFLAEIREALDALPAATAKNAAGR from the coding sequence ATGAGCCGCATCGCTGCCACCTTCGAGCGCCTTCGCGAGCACGGCGGCAGGGCCCTGATTCCCTACGTCACCGCAGGCTTCCCCTACGCCGACATCACCCCCGAGCTGATGCACGGCATGGTGGAAGCAGGCGCCGACGTGATCGAACTCGGCGTGCCCTTCTCCGACCCGATGGCCGATGGCCCCGTGATCCAGGCCGCGGGCGAAGCCGCGCTGGCGCTGGGCATCGGCATGAAGCAGGTGCTGGCGATGGTGAGCACCTTCCGCCGCAAGGATGATGCGACGCCGGTCGTGTTGATGGGCTATGCCAATCCGATCGAGCGCTACGACGGCGTGCACGGTAAAGGCAGCCTCATCCGCGACGCCGCGGCCGCCGGCGTCGACGGGCTGCTGGTGGTCGACTATCCACCCGAGGAATGCGAGGACTTCGCCGCCGGCCTGCAGGCGCACGGCATGGACCTGATCTTCCTGCTGGCCCCCACCAGCACCGCCGAGCGCATGGCGCAGGTCGGCCGCATCGCCACGGGCTATGTCTACTACGTCTCGCTCAAGGGCGTGACCGGCGCCGGGCACCTCGACACCGAGGCAGTCGGCCGAATGATCCCGCGCATCCGCGAGCACGTGAAGCTGCCGGTGGGCGTGGGCTTCGGCATCCGCGATGCCCGCAGTGCCCAGGCGGTCGGTTCGACGGCGGACGCGGTGGTGATCGGCACCCGCATCATCCAGCTGATCGACGGCCAGCCCCGCGAGCGGGTGGTACCCCTGGTGAGCGAATTCCTGGCGGAGATCCGGGAAGCGCTGGATGCACTGCCGGCCGCGACGGCCAAGAATGCGGCTGGTCGATAA
- the accD gene encoding acetyl-CoA carboxylase, carboxyltransferase subunit beta codes for MSWLEKLLPPKIAPTDPSERRQMPEGLWIKCPSCDTVLYKTDLEHNQNVCPSCSHHHRIGARARIDAFLDSEGRYEVGQEVLPVDALKFKDSRKYPERLKEALENTGETDALVVVGGSVHSINVVVACFEFDFMGGSMGSVVGERFVRGVETAIEQKVPFICFTATGGARMQEGLLSLMQMAKTNAALTRLAKKGLPYISVLTDPTMGGVSAGFAFVGDVVIAEPKALIGFAGPRVIESTVRVTLPEGFQRAEFLQTKGAIDFICDRRELRKTVANTLAMLLRQPADAVV; via the coding sequence ATGAGCTGGCTTGAAAAACTGCTTCCGCCCAAGATTGCGCCCACCGACCCGAGCGAGCGGCGCCAGATGCCCGAAGGCCTCTGGATCAAGTGCCCGAGCTGCGACACCGTGCTCTACAAGACCGACCTCGAGCACAACCAGAACGTGTGCCCGAGTTGCAGCCACCACCACCGTATCGGCGCGCGCGCGCGCATCGACGCCTTTCTGGACTCGGAAGGCCGCTACGAAGTGGGCCAGGAAGTCCTGCCGGTCGACGCCCTCAAGTTCAAGGACAGCCGCAAGTATCCAGAGCGGCTCAAGGAAGCACTCGAAAACACCGGCGAGACCGACGCACTGGTAGTAGTGGGCGGCTCGGTCCATAGCATCAACGTGGTGGTGGCCTGCTTTGAGTTCGACTTCATGGGCGGCAGCATGGGCAGCGTGGTCGGCGAGCGCTTCGTGCGCGGCGTCGAGACCGCGATCGAGCAGAAGGTGCCCTTCATCTGCTTCACCGCCACCGGCGGCGCGCGCATGCAGGAAGGCCTGCTGTCGCTGATGCAGATGGCCAAGACCAATGCGGCGCTCACGCGCCTGGCCAAGAAGGGCCTGCCCTACATCAGCGTGCTGACCGACCCGACCATGGGCGGCGTGAGCGCCGGCTTCGCCTTCGTGGGCGATGTGGTGATCGCCGAGCCCAAGGCACTGATCGGCTTTGCCGGCCCGCGCGTGATCGAATCGACCGTGCGGGTAACGCTGCCCGAAGGCTTCCAGCGCGCCGAATTCCTTCAGACCAAGGGTGCCATCGACTTCATCTGCGACAGGCGCGAACTGCGCAAGACGGTCGCCAACACGCTGGCGATGCTGCTGCGCCAACCGGCCGACGCAGTGGTCTGA
- a CDS encoding YggT family protein produces MFYQIPSFLLDVIVGLLGGACLLRLYMQYHRVPFGNPLGRFVFAITDWIVLPLRRVIPAVKRWDLASAVAAWLLVMLKFLLLWALMGALGRWAILPLVSLIGLMQLAVSGLTALLIVYAVLSWIPNASSMLQDLIGRLAEPLVRPLRRFIPLVGGVDLSPLAAIVLLQVGAIVLGSLMAAVFGMGR; encoded by the coding sequence ATGTTCTACCAGATCCCTTCGTTCCTTCTCGACGTGATCGTCGGCCTCCTCGGCGGGGCGTGCCTGCTGCGCCTGTACATGCAGTACCACCGCGTGCCCTTCGGCAACCCGCTGGGGCGCTTCGTGTTCGCGATCACCGACTGGATCGTGCTGCCGCTGCGGCGCGTCATCCCCGCGGTCAAGCGCTGGGACCTGGCGAGCGCCGTGGCCGCGTGGTTGCTGGTGATGCTCAAATTCCTGCTGCTGTGGGCCCTGATGGGGGCGCTCGGCCGCTGGGCGATCCTGCCGCTGGTGTCGCTGATCGGGCTGATGCAGCTGGCGGTGTCAGGCCTGACTGCGCTGCTGATCGTCTACGCGGTTCTCTCGTGGATCCCGAATGCGTCGTCGATGCTCCAGGACCTCATCGGCCGGCTGGCCGAGCCGCTGGTGCGGCCGCTGAGGCGCTTCATCCCGCTTGTGGGCGGCGTGGACCTGTCGCCGCTCGCCGCGATCGTGCTGCTCCAGGTGGGTGCCATCGTGCTGGGAAGCCTCATGGCGGCCGTCTTCGGGATGGGCCGCTAG
- a CDS encoding LON peptidase substrate-binding domain-containing protein → MTTQPLPQPLPLFPLGTVLFPGGFLPLRIFEVRYLDMIGKCHKAGTPFGVVSLTQGAEVRRAGAEAERFAGVGTLAEIREFEVPQVGLMQIACVGTQRFRVRTSALQTHGLWTAEVDLVADDVALAVPDDLRAVSDALRRLVDTLEERRRGEQLRLPVQAPFRFNDCGWVANRWCELLPVPTELKQRLMELDSPLMRLELVGDLLVRTGITK, encoded by the coding sequence ATGACGACTCAACCCCTCCCGCAGCCCCTGCCCCTGTTCCCGCTGGGTACCGTGCTCTTTCCCGGCGGCTTCCTGCCCCTGCGCATCTTCGAGGTCCGCTACCTGGACATGATCGGCAAATGCCACAAGGCCGGCACGCCCTTCGGCGTGGTGAGCCTGACGCAGGGCGCGGAAGTCCGGCGCGCGGGCGCGGAGGCCGAGCGCTTTGCCGGTGTCGGCACGCTCGCCGAGATCCGCGAGTTCGAAGTCCCGCAGGTTGGGCTGATGCAGATCGCCTGCGTGGGCACGCAGCGCTTCCGCGTGCGCACCAGCGCGTTGCAGACGCATGGGCTCTGGACCGCGGAGGTCGACCTCGTCGCCGACGACGTGGCGCTCGCCGTGCCCGATGACCTTCGGGCCGTCTCCGACGCGCTGCGCCGCCTGGTGGACACCCTGGAGGAGCGGCGCCGCGGCGAGCAGCTGCGGTTGCCGGTCCAGGCGCCCTTCCGTTTCAATGATTGCGGCTGGGTGGCCAACCGTTGGTGCGAGCTGCTGCCCGTGCCGACTGAGCTCAAGCAGCGGCTGATGGAGCTGGATAGCCCCTTGATGCGACTCGAGCTGGTGGGCGACCTGCTCGTGCGCACCGGGATCACGAAGTAG
- the lysS gene encoding lysine--tRNA ligase, which translates to MSDALPSSSSAHDDNQLIAERREKLKALRAAQVEGKGVAFPNDFKPADRAAALIAAHNETEPEALEATPIAVSVAGRMMLKRVMGKASFATVQDATGRIQLYVTRDAVGEAPYAEFKHWDLGDIVGAEGTAFKTKTGELSVKVTRLRLLTKSLRPLPDKFHGMADQEQKYRQRYVDLITDESARERFVARSRAVSALREFMVANGFLEVETPMLHPMPGGANAKPFKTHHNALDQEMFLRIAPELYLKRLIVGGFERVFEINRSYRNEGISVRHNPEFTMMEFYAAYWNYRDLMDFTETLIRTIAQKSVGNLQLEYQGKPVDLSQPFERLTIREAIARHTEAGANADDAPWLRDALRKLGLSEEKDKLSQRSLASLQVMYFEETVEEKLWQPTFIMEHPTEISPLARANDERPEVTERFELYITGREFGNGFSELNDAEDQAARFNAQVSAKDSGDDEAMFFDHDFVRALEYGMPPTGGCGIGIDRLMMLLTDSPSIRDVILFPALRRES; encoded by the coding sequence ATGTCCGACGCACTCCCCTCTTCTTCCTCCGCCCACGACGACAACCAACTCATTGCCGAACGGCGCGAGAAGCTGAAGGCGCTGCGCGCCGCACAGGTCGAGGGCAAGGGCGTCGCCTTTCCGAACGACTTCAAGCCCGCCGACCGCGCGGCAGCGCTGATCGCGGCGCACAACGAAACAGAGCCCGAGGCGCTGGAAGCCACGCCGATCGCCGTCAGTGTCGCGGGCCGCATGATGCTCAAGCGGGTGATGGGCAAGGCGAGCTTCGCCACCGTGCAGGACGCCACCGGCCGCATCCAGCTCTACGTCACGCGAGATGCCGTCGGCGAAGCGCCCTACGCCGAGTTCAAGCACTGGGACCTGGGCGACATCGTCGGCGCCGAAGGCACCGCCTTCAAGACCAAGACCGGCGAGCTCTCGGTCAAGGTGACCCGGCTGCGCCTGCTGACCAAGAGCCTGCGCCCCTTGCCCGACAAGTTCCACGGCATGGCCGACCAGGAGCAGAAGTACCGGCAGCGCTACGTCGACCTGATCACCGACGAGTCGGCACGCGAGCGCTTCGTCGCACGCAGCCGCGCGGTGAGCGCGCTGCGCGAATTCATGGTGGCCAACGGCTTTCTCGAGGTCGAGACGCCGATGCTGCACCCGATGCCGGGCGGCGCCAACGCCAAGCCCTTCAAGACGCATCACAACGCGCTGGACCAGGAGATGTTCCTGCGCATCGCGCCAGAGCTCTATCTGAAGCGCCTGATCGTCGGCGGCTTCGAGCGCGTCTTCGAGATCAACCGGAGCTATCGCAACGAGGGCATCTCGGTGCGGCACAACCCCGAGTTCACGATGATGGAGTTCTACGCGGCCTACTGGAACTACCGCGACCTGATGGACTTCACCGAGACGCTGATCCGCACCATCGCGCAGAAGAGCGTCGGAAATCTCCAACTCGAGTACCAGGGCAAGCCGGTGGACCTGAGCCAGCCTTTCGAGCGGCTCACCATCCGCGAGGCGATCGCCAGGCACACCGAGGCCGGCGCGAACGCCGACGATGCCCCCTGGCTGCGCGATGCCCTCCGCAAGCTCGGCTTGAGCGAGGAGAAGGACAAGCTCTCCCAACGCAGCCTGGCGAGCCTGCAGGTGATGTACTTCGAGGAGACGGTGGAAGAGAAGCTCTGGCAGCCGACCTTCATCATGGAACACCCGACCGAGATCTCGCCCCTGGCGCGCGCCAACGACGAGCGCCCGGAGGTCACGGAGCGCTTCGAGCTCTACATCACCGGCCGCGAGTTCGGCAACGGCTTCAGCGAGCTCAACGATGCCGAAGATCAAGCCGCGCGCTTCAACGCCCAGGTCTCGGCGAAGGACAGCGGCGACGACGAGGCGATGTTCTTCGACCACGACTTCGTGCGGGCGCTGGAGTACGGCATGCCGCCTACCGGCGGCTGCGGCATCGGCATCGATCGCCTGATGATGCTGCTGACCGATTCGCCCAGCATCCGTGACGTGATCCTCTTTCCTGCATTGCGCCGGGAATCTTGA
- a CDS encoding Hsp70 family protein: MSTQAPVLGIDFGTSNSAVACVAGSELARLLPLEGSATTIPTAVFFNTEDRSTHFGREAVALYLAGTEGRLMRSLKSLLGSALMQDQTEIGHQRVSFEDIIALFLSELAARAHRQLGARPARVVVGRPVHFVDDDPARDREAEATLRRAARNAGLGDVDFQYEPIAAAFDHERRVTRESLVLIVDIGGGTSDFTVVRLGPGRIAKADRSGDVLATTGVHIGGTDFDQRLSVECVMPHFGFRHIGPQGREVPSRTFFDLSSWHLINWLYAPKAIRQAQELRVNYLDTRLHDRLINVLSDRQGHRIASEVEEAKIRSSMTSDTVAIDLSFAEPKLNAMLTAGDMDRQLAVQLDNVVACARDCVARAGLHGEQLDALYLTGGSSALRPFQGALRRAFPATPVIEGDLFGGVAAGLAYAAAGAGTPRPA, translated from the coding sequence TTGAGTACACAGGCGCCCGTCCTCGGCATCGACTTCGGCACGTCCAATTCCGCGGTCGCGTGCGTGGCCGGGAGCGAGCTCGCCCGCCTGCTGCCGCTGGAGGGATCGGCGACGACGATCCCGACCGCGGTCTTCTTCAACACCGAGGACCGCAGCACGCATTTCGGCCGCGAGGCAGTCGCACTGTACCTGGCGGGCACGGAAGGCCGGCTGATGCGATCGCTCAAGAGCCTGCTCGGCAGTGCGCTGATGCAGGACCAGACCGAGATCGGCCACCAGCGGGTGAGCTTCGAGGACATCATCGCCCTCTTCCTGTCGGAGCTTGCTGCACGCGCCCACCGGCAGCTCGGCGCGAGGCCGGCGCGGGTCGTCGTCGGCCGCCCGGTGCATTTCGTGGATGATGACCCGGCGCGCGACCGCGAGGCCGAAGCCACGCTGCGCCGGGCCGCGCGGAACGCCGGCCTGGGCGACGTCGACTTCCAGTATGAGCCGATCGCCGCCGCCTTCGACCACGAGCGGCGCGTCACCCGCGAATCGCTGGTGCTGATCGTCGACATCGGCGGTGGCACCTCCGACTTCACCGTGGTGCGCCTGGGCCCTGGGCGGATCGCGAAGGCAGATCGCTCCGGCGACGTGCTGGCCACCACAGGCGTGCACATCGGCGGCACGGACTTCGACCAGCGGCTCAGCGTCGAATGCGTCATGCCGCATTTCGGTTTCCGCCATATCGGGCCGCAGGGCCGCGAGGTGCCGAGCAGGACCTTTTTCGACCTGTCGTCATGGCACCTGATCAATTGGCTCTATGCGCCGAAGGCGATCCGGCAGGCGCAGGAGCTGCGCGTCAACTACCTCGATACACGGCTGCACGACCGGCTCATAAACGTGCTCTCCGACCGGCAGGGGCATCGCATTGCCAGCGAGGTGGAAGAGGCCAAGATCCGCAGTTCGATGACCAGCGATACCGTGGCGATCGACCTGTCGTTCGCAGAGCCGAAGCTGAACGCCATGCTCACGGCCGGTGACATGGACCGCCAGCTCGCAGTGCAACTCGACAACGTGGTCGCGTGTGCCCGCGATTGCGTCGCGCGCGCGGGGCTGCACGGCGAGCAGCTCGACGCCCTCTACCTGACGGGCGGCTCCTCGGCCCTGCGCCCCTTTCAGGGTGCCCTGCGACGGGCCTTTCCGGCCACGCCGGTCATCGAAGGCGATCTCTTCGGCGGCGTGGCCGCAGGCCTGGCCTATGCCGCTGCCGGCGCCGGAACGCCGCGACCCGCGTGA
- a CDS encoding YgjP-like metallopeptidase domain-containing protein — translation MKYLAAYPAALRAQVEELMTQGRLGDWLLKRYGGVHGIRTDRALYDYVSGLKSEFLRNAEPLAKVAFDNKLHVIRNALGTHTTISRVQGGKLKAKREIRVASLFKEVPIEWLRMIVVHELAHTKEREHDKAFYQLCMHMEPDYHQFEFDLRLYLTHLESGGSALWSATA, via the coding sequence GTGAAGTACCTGGCAGCCTACCCCGCGGCGCTGCGCGCCCAGGTCGAGGAGCTGATGACGCAGGGCCGGCTCGGCGACTGGCTCCTCAAGCGCTACGGTGGCGTGCACGGCATCCGGACCGACCGCGCGCTCTACGACTACGTGAGCGGACTGAAGAGCGAGTTCCTGCGCAACGCCGAGCCGCTGGCCAAGGTTGCCTTCGACAACAAGCTGCACGTGATCCGCAACGCACTCGGCACCCACACGACCATCTCGCGCGTGCAGGGCGGCAAGCTCAAGGCGAAACGCGAGATCCGCGTGGCGAGCTTGTTCAAGGAAGTGCCGATCGAATGGCTGCGCATGATCGTCGTGCACGAACTGGCGCACACGAAGGAGCGCGAGCATGACAAGGCCTTCTACCAGCTCTGCATGCATATGGAGCCGGACTATCACCAGTTCGAATTCGACCTGCGCCTCTACCTCACGCACCTGGAGAGTGGCGGCTCCGCCCTCTGGTCGGCGACGGCCTGA
- the nagZ gene encoding beta-N-acetylhexosaminidase codes for MTDQNPAHAPLIIDVAGTALNAADRRRLADPLVGGVIHFARNWQDRAQMSALNAEIKALRPDILVCVDHEGGRVQRFRSDGFTRLPSMRTLGELWMRDPMRATQAAVACGQVLAAELRACGVDFSFTPVLDLDYGESSVIGDRSFHRDPRVVALLARSLTHGLLQAGMANCGKHFPGHGFVRADSHVAIPVDRRSLKAILADDAKPYDWLRGTLAAVMPAHVIYPKVDTRPAGFSPKWLQQILRGRLGFDGAVFSDDLSMEAARSIQGELLSYSDAALAALDAGCDLALLCNQSIGESTALDEVLDGFAAARRNGRWKPEAVREARRRALLPRGGALAWDDLMRSPAYRHAAATLSGL; via the coding sequence ATGACCGACCAGAATCCCGCGCACGCCCCCTTGATCATCGACGTCGCGGGCACCGCATTGAATGCCGCCGACCGTCGCCGCCTTGCCGATCCGCTGGTGGGGGGCGTGATCCATTTCGCGCGCAACTGGCAAGACCGGGCGCAGATGAGCGCCCTCAACGCCGAGATCAAGGCCCTGCGGCCGGACATCCTGGTCTGCGTCGACCATGAAGGAGGACGGGTGCAGCGCTTCCGCTCCGATGGCTTCACCCGCCTGCCTTCCATGCGCACGCTGGGCGAGCTCTGGATGCGCGATCCGATGCGCGCCACCCAGGCGGCCGTGGCCTGCGGCCAAGTGCTGGCCGCCGAACTGCGTGCCTGCGGCGTCGATTTCAGCTTCACGCCCGTCCTGGACCTGGACTACGGCGAAAGCAGCGTGATCGGCGACCGAAGCTTCCATCGCGATCCGCGCGTCGTCGCACTGCTGGCCCGCAGCCTCACGCACGGCCTGCTGCAGGCAGGCATGGCCAACTGCGGCAAGCATTTCCCGGGGCACGGCTTCGTGCGTGCCGACTCGCACGTGGCGATCCCCGTGGACCGTCGCAGCCTCAAGGCGATCCTGGCCGACGATGCAAAGCCCTACGACTGGCTGCGCGGCACGCTGGCTGCAGTCATGCCGGCGCATGTGATCTATCCGAAGGTCGACACCCGTCCGGCAGGCTTTTCGCCGAAGTGGCTGCAGCAGATCCTGCGCGGCCGACTGGGTTTCGACGGGGCGGTATTCAGCGACGACCTCAGCATGGAGGCCGCGCGCAGCATCCAGGGTGAGCTGCTGAGCTACAGCGACGCCGCGCTTGCCGCCCTCGACGCTGGCTGCGACCTCGCGCTGCTGTGCAACCAGAGCATCGGCGAGAGCACGGCGCTCGACGAAGTGCTCGACGGTTTTGCCGCAGCGCGCCGCAACGGCCGCTGGAAGCCGGAGGCGGTCCGCGAGGCGCGTCGGCGCGCTCTGCTGCCGCGGGGTGGTGCGCTCGCTTGGGACGACCTCATGCGCTCGCCGGCCTATCGGCATGCTGCCGCGACGCTGTCCGGGCTCTGA
- the acpS gene encoding holo-ACP synthase: MIYGIGTDICDIRRIAATFERQGERFAQRVLSEAELKVWRARSARWPKRGLRYLATRFSAKEAFSKAIGLGMRMPMSWRLCEIANQRSGKPVIVLHGVLKDWFEAEGLVAHVTVTDETDYAASFVVVERKP; this comes from the coding sequence GTGATCTACGGCATCGGCACCGACATCTGCGACATCCGCCGCATCGCCGCCACCTTCGAGCGCCAGGGTGAGCGCTTCGCGCAGCGCGTGCTGAGCGAGGCCGAACTCAAGGTCTGGCGTGCCCGCAGCGCCCGCTGGCCGAAGCGCGGCCTGCGCTACCTGGCCACGCGCTTTTCCGCCAAAGAGGCCTTCAGCAAGGCCATCGGCCTGGGCATGCGCATGCCGATGAGCTGGCGGCTGTGCGAGATCGCGAACCAGCGCAGCGGCAAGCCCGTGATCGTGCTTCATGGTGTGTTGAAGGACTGGTTCGAGGCCGAAGGCCTGGTCGCGCACGTGACGGTGACCGACGAGACCGACTACGCGGCCAGCTTTGTCGTGGTCGAACGCAAGCCATGA
- a CDS encoding pyridoxine 5'-phosphate synthase produces MSTSLSINLNKVALVRNTRSLGIPSVLFAAALCLDAGAHGITVHPRPDQRHIRPQDVQDLSELLRKDWPQAEFNIEGNPFHNLMDFVRELRPHQATFVPDEVAQSTSDHGWTFPDDADRLRPLIAEAKTLGVRVSLFMDPEPDMMAAAKAVGADRIELYTEGYAASRGTSRADAVLALYAEAARAAQAAGLEVNAGHDLSRDNLTDFLRAVRGVREVSIGHAFVSDALELGYAAATRDYLRCIREAA; encoded by the coding sequence ATGAGCACTTCCCTGTCGATCAACCTCAACAAGGTGGCGCTGGTGCGCAACACGCGCTCGCTGGGCATCCCCAGCGTGCTCTTCGCCGCCGCGCTGTGCCTGGATGCCGGGGCGCACGGCATCACGGTGCACCCCCGGCCCGACCAGCGCCACATTCGCCCGCAGGACGTCCAGGACCTGTCGGAGCTGCTGCGCAAGGACTGGCCCCAGGCCGAGTTCAACATCGAGGGCAACCCGTTCCACAACCTGATGGACTTCGTGCGAGAGCTGCGCCCGCACCAGGCCACCTTCGTTCCCGACGAGGTGGCCCAGTCGACCAGCGACCACGGCTGGACCTTCCCCGACGATGCCGATCGGCTGCGGCCGTTGATAGCCGAAGCCAAGACCCTGGGCGTGCGCGTGAGCCTGTTCATGGACCCGGAGCCGGACATGATGGCGGCCGCCAAGGCCGTCGGGGCCGACCGCATCGAGCTCTACACCGAAGGCTATGCCGCCTCGCGGGGCACCTCCAGGGCTGACGCGGTGCTGGCCCTTTACGCCGAGGCCGCCCGCGCGGCGCAGGCGGCCGGGCTCGAAGTCAATGCCGGTCACGACCTGAGCCGCGACAATCTCACCGACTTCCTGCGGGCGGTGCGCGGTGTGCGCGAGGTTTCGATCGGTCATGCCTTCGTCTCCGATGCGCTGGAGCTCGGCTACGCCGCGGCCACGCGGGACTACCTGCGCTGTATTCGAGAGGCCGCGTGA